Part of the Bacteroidales bacterium genome is shown below.
GATTGTGCTGCAATGATTCCGACTGCCTCACCTTTTTGTACCATCTTACCTGTGGCAAGGTTACGTCCGTAACATTTTGCACATACTCCTTTTTTAGACTCACAAGTTAATACTGAACGTATCTCTACTCGCTCTATTGGAGAGTCCTCAATGCGTTGTGCTATCTCTTCGGTTATCTCTTGTCCTGCTTCTACTATTATCTCGCCTGTTATTGGGTGTTGTACATCGTGTACTGATACACGTCCCAATATACGCTCGTATAGTGTTGCTACGGTCTCTTTATTGTTCTTCAACTCGGTGCATACCAATCCGCGAAGTGTTCCACAATCGTCCTCATGGATTATCACATCGTGCGCTACGTCAACCAAACGACGTGTTAGGTATCCTGCATCGGCTGTTTTCAACGCTGTATCCGCCAAACCTTTACGTGCTCCGTGTGTTGAGATAAAGTACTCCAACACCGACAATCCCTCTTTAAAGTTCGCAAGAATTGGGTTCTCAATAATTTGTCCGCCTTCTGCTCCTGATTTTTGAGGTTTTGCCATCAAACCACGCATACCTGACAACTGACAAATTTGCTCTTTTGATCCACGAGCTCCTGAGTCAAGCATCATAAATACCGGGTTAAATCCTTGACGGTCGTTTGTTAATTGTGTCAACAAGATTTTTGATAACTCGGCATTTACTCTTGTCCATGCGTCAATGATACGATTATAACGCTCATTGTATGTGGTGAATCCCATATTGTAGTCTGATACGATTTGCTCTACCTTCTCGTATCCCTCTTGGATTAGTTTCTCCTTCTCCTCGGGGATGATTACGTCTGATAGGTTAAATGACAATCCTCCTTTGAACGCCATCTTGTATCCTAAGTTCTTGATGTCGTCAAGGAATTGTGCTGCTCGTACCATTCCACATACTTTAATTACTCGGCTGATAATGTCGCGTAACGATTTTTTCTTGAAGATTTCGTTGATAAATCCTACTTCATCGGGTACATATTGGTTTACAAGTACGCGTCCTACTGATGTTTCGCGCATTACCTCCACTATGTTTCCGTTTTCATCAAGGTCTTTTACTAATACCTTTATGTGTGCGTGTAGGGTTACTTTGCCTTCGTTGTATGCTATCTCTGCCTCTTCGGGTCCGTAGAATGTTAAGCCTTCTCCTTTGTCGCCTTTACGCATTTTTGTTATGTAGTACAATCCTAATACCATGTCTTGTGATGGTACTGTAATTGGCGCTCCATTGGCAGGGTTAAGGATGTTGTGTGAACCTAACATCAGGATTTGTGCCTCCAAAATTGCTTCGTTACCCAATGGTAGGTGTACCGCCATCTGGTCACCGTCAAAGTCGGCGTTGAACGCTGTACATGCCAATGGGTGAAGTTGGATTGCTTTACCCTCAATCATACGAGGTTGGAATGCTTGGATACCCAAACGGTGTAGTGTTGGGGCACGGTTTAACAACACGGGATGTCCTTTCATCACGTGTTCCAAGATGTCCCATACAACGGACTCTCTGCGGTCGATGATTTTCTTAGCAGATTTTACTGTCTTAACTATTCCACGCTCTATTAGTTTGCGTATTACGAATGGTTTGTACAACTCTGCTGCCATATCTTTTGGAAGACCGCACTCGTGCATTTTCAATTCTGGTCCTACAACAATTACTGAACGTGCTGAGTAATCGACACGTTTTCCGAGTAGGTTTTGACGGAAACGTCCTTGTTTTCCTTTCAAACTGTCTGAAAGTGATTTTAATGGACGGTTTGCCTCTGTTTTGAATGCACTTGATTTACGCGAGTTATCAAGCAATGAATCTACTGCCTCTTGTAACATACGTTTTTCGTTACGTAAGATTACATCGGGGGCTTTTATCTCGATTAATCGTTTCAATCGGTTGTTGCGTATGATTACGCGGCGATATAGGTCGTTAAGGTCTGATGTTGCAAAGCGACCTCCATCCAATGGTACTAATGGACGTAATTCGGGTGGTATAACGGGAATTACATTTAATATCATCCACTCCGGACGGTTTATCTCGCGTGATGAACGGAACGACTCTACTACTTGCAGGCGTTTTAAAGCCTCAGTTTTGCGTTGTTGTGAGCCATCGGTATTTGCACGGTGGCGTAACTCGTATGACAGTGCATCCAAGTCTAAACGCATCAATAGGTCTTGTACCGCCTCTGCTCCCATCTTAGCTATAAACTTGTCGGGATCAGAATCATCAAGATATTGATTTTCTGCCGGTAGAGTATCAAGTACTGCTAAATACTCCTCTTCTGACAATAAATCGTATGTTGATAGGGTGTCAGACTTTAAACCTGGTTGGATTACTACATATTTTTCATAGTAGATGATTGCATCCAACTTTTTAGTAGGCAAGCCTAATAAATATCCTATTTTATTGGGCAACGAACGGAAATACCAGATGTGTGCAACAGGTACAACCAATTGTATGTGTCCTGTACGCTCACGACGTACCTTTTTCTCTGTTACCTCTACTCCACAGTGGTCACAAACGATACCACGATAGCGGATTCTTTTGTACTTTCCGCAGAAACATTCGTAATCCTTTACGGGTCCGAAGATTCTTTCGCAGAACAATCCGTCTCGCTCAGGTTTGTAGGTGCGGTAATTTATTGTTTCGGGTTTCAACACCTCACCACGAGAGTTAATTCTTATCTCTTCGGGTGACGCTAATCCGATGGTAATTTTTGAGAAATTACTTTTTACCTTACTATCTTTTTTATATGCCATATTTTTATATATAAACAGATTTGGTAATTATCAGGTGGGTGCGTAAACCTAAGTTTACGCCCTCTCCTAATCTAATTTAATGCTTAATCCTAATCCTCTTAACTCGTGAAGCAATACGTTAAGCGACTCTGGGATACCCGGTGTTGGCATCTTCTCGCCCTTAACAATAGCCTCGTATGCTTTTGAACGTCCCATTACATCGTCACTCTTAATAGTTAAGATCTCTTGTAGAATGTGCGATGCACCAAATGCTTCGAGCGCCCAAACCTCCATCTCTCCAAAACGTTGACCTCCGAATTGAGCTTTACCTCCAAGAGGTTGTTGTGTGATAAGAGAGTAAGGTCCGATTGAACGTGCGTGCATTTTATCCTCAACCATGTGTCCAAGTTTCAACATATAGATTACTCCTACGGTTGCCGGTTGGTCAAAACGTTCTCCTGTGTGTCCATCGTATAGATATGTCTTTCCGTAACGTGGTACTCCTGCTTTGTCGGTCCATGTGTTAAGATCATCAAGACTTGCTCCATCAAAGATTGGTGTAGCAAATTTCTCTCCTAACTCACGTCCTGCCCATCCTAATACGGTTTCAAATATCTGTCCTAAGTTCATACGTGAAGGCACACCAAGGGGATTTAACACTATATCTACTGGTGTTCCGTCTTCCAAGAATGGCATATCTTCTTGACGTACTACACGCGATACAATACCTTTGTTTCCGTGACGTCCTGCCATCTTGTCTCCTACACCGATTTTACGTTTCTTAGCAATATATACTTTCGCAATCTTCATGATTCCTGATGGTAACTCATCTCCGATTGATATGTCTGCTTTCTTACGACGTAACTCGGCATCGTATATTTTAGACTTTTTAATATAGTTGATAATAGTTTGACGTATCAACTCGTTCTTCTCATTGTCTGTTGTCCATTTGCTTACTTGCACTAACATATAGTCTATCTCAGACAATGCCTTTTGAGAGAACTTAGCTCCTTTGGGGATTATCTCAAGTCCCATAAAGTCTTTTACTCCTTGAGATGTTTTTCCTTTTGTCAATACGCTCAACTTCTCAATCAAAATTGCTTTCAACTCCTCTTGACGTGCTGCGTACTCTGCCTCCAATGGTTGTAACTCGTTCTCAATTTTTTTACCTTTTTTCTTCTCTGCTTTTGAGTATAGGTTTGTTCCGATTACAACTCCTTTTAATGAGGGTGATGCTTTTAATGATGCATCTTTAACATCTCCTGCTTTGTCACCAAAGATGGCACGTAATAGTTTCTCCTCCGGTGAAGGATCAGACTCCCCTTTAGGTGTAATTTTTCCTATCATTATATCGCCTGGTGCAACGTGTGCTCCAATGCGAATGATTCCTCTCTCGTCAAGGTCTTTTGTTGCATCCTCGCTTACGTTAGGAATGTCGGCTGTTAACTCCTCCATACCGCGTTTTGTCTCGCGAACCTCTAATGAGTACTCATCTACGTGTACCGAAGTTAGAATATCTTCACGAACAATACGCTCGTTTAGTACAATAGCATCCTCATAGTTGTATCCCTTCCATGGCATGAAGGCTACTTTAAGGTTGCGTCCTAATGCTAACTCACCATTCTCTGTTGAGTATCCTTCTGTTAGAATGTCTCCCTCAACTACTCTTTGTCCTTTCTTACAGATTGGACGTAAGTCAATAGTTGTACTTTGGTTGGTTTTACGGAATTTTGGTATGTTGTACTCTTTTACTGAAGAATCGAAGCTTACAAACTCCTCATCTGGTGTACGATCATAGTTGATGCGAATTGTTGTTGCATCTACATACTCAATTACACCACTACCCTCAGCTGTGATTTGTGTACGTGAGTCACGTATTAGTTGTCCTTCCAATCCTGTTCCTACGATAGGAGCTTCGCTACGCAATAGAGGTACTGCCTGACGCATCATGTTTGATCCCATCAACGCACGGTTAGCATCGTCATGCTCAAGGAATGGAATTAATGATGCTGCTATTGAAGCAATTTGTGTGGGCGATACGTCCATCAACGCCACCTCCTGTGGTGCAACTACTGGGAAGTCGGCATTCAAACGTGATTTTACGCGTGTGCGGATGAATGTTCCGTCATCGTTTAGTGGAGCATTTCCTTGCGCAATTATTTGATTCTCCTCTACTTCAGCAGTTAGATATGTGATACCATTCTCCGAAAGATCAACCTTTCCGTTTGCTACTTTACGATATGGAGTCTCAATGAATCCTAAATCGTTTATCTTAGCATATACACAAAGTGATGATATCAAACCAATGTTTGGTCCCTCAGGTGTCTCAATTGGACATAGACGACCATAGTGTGTATAGTGTACGTCACGAACCTCGAATCCTGCACGCTCACGTGAAAGTCCGCCGGGTCCTAACGCTGACATACGACGTTTATGTGTTATCTCAGCCAATGGGTTTGTTTGGTCCATAAATTGAGACAACGCATTAGTTCCAAAGAAGGTATTGATTACTGATGAGATTGTTTTTGCATTAATCAACTCAACTGGTGTAAACACTTCATTGTCACGAACATTCATACGATCACGTATTGTTCGAGCCATACGTGTTAATCCAATACCAAATTGGTTATATAGTTGCTCACCTACTGTACGTACACGACGGTTGCTCAAGTGGTCAATATCATCAACGTCAGCGTGTGAGTTAATTAGCTCTATTAGATATTTGATAATCTCAATAATATCCTCTTTTGTTAAGACTCTTACATCAGATGGAGTTGTAAGATTCAATTTTTTATTTATTCTATAACGACCAACGTCTCCTAAATCGTAACGTTTATCAGAGAAGAATAGATTGTTGATTACCTCTCTTGCACTTGCATCATCAACTGGATCTGCACTACGCAATAGACGGTATATGAATGTTACTGCCTCTTGTTCTGAGTTACTTGAGTCTTTTTTAAGAGTGTTGTAGATTATTGCATAGTCTGATGTTAATTGATCATCCTTGTGCAATAGGATTGAAGGAACACCTACCTCAAGAATCATATCAATATGTTCCTCTTCAAGGATAGTTTCACGTTCAACTACTATAACTGTACGCTCCATTGAAACTACCTCTCCGGTTCCCTCATCTACGAAATCCTCAAAGCTTGTTCGTGATATACGTGCTGCAAGACGACGACCAAGGCTCTTCTTTAAGTTTGTTTTTGTAACCTTAATCTCTTCTGCTAAGCCAAATATATCAAGTATATCTTTGTCGCTCTCAAATCCGATTGCTCGAAGAAGTGTTGTTACAGGCAACTTCTTCTTACGATCGATGTAAGCGTACATAACATTATTTATATCTGTTGCGAACTCAATCCAAGATCCTTTGAATGGTATAATTCTCGCAGAGTATAACTTTTTACCGTTGGTGTGTGAACTTTGCCCAAAGAATACTCCGGGTGAACGGTGTAATTGAGATACTACTACACGCTCTGCACCATTGATAATGAAGGTTCCCTTCTCTGTCATATATGGGATGGGACCTAAATATACGTCTTGTATTTTTGTCTCAAAATCCTCATGTTCAGGATCGGTACAATACAATTTAAGTTTAGCCTTTAGGGGTACACTATAAGTTAGTCCTCTTTCGAGACACTCATCAATTGTATATCGGGGGGGATCAATAAAATAATCTAAAAACTCCAATATAAAGTTGTTGCGGGTATCTGATATGGGGAAATTTTCTGCAAAAACTTTATATAGTCCCTCATTTTTACGTTTTTCGGGAGGGGTGTCTAATTGGAGAAAATCTCGGAAAGATTTTAATTGTACTTCCAAAAAATCGGGATACGATAATGGATTTTTAATGGAAGCAAAATTTATTCGCTGTTTTACGTTCGAAGCCATTGTACGCAATTAATTTTTTATTTTTACTAAGTATCTAAATTTTTTGATTTAAAGTTTTAGCTCTACTTAAAAAACCACTCTCTTATGTGCTGAAAATGAGAGATTTAGACATCTTATTAATTTAATGCACAAAAAGGTAAAGAGCCCTCTCCTCTGAGGTCTCTTTACCATAAGCCTGAAAACAGGAAGTATTATTTAAGTTCAACTTCTGCTCCTGCCTCTTCAAGTTGTTTTTTCAAACCTTCTGCGTCTGCTTTAGCAAGACCTTCTTTGATTACGCTTGGTGCGCCATCAACCATCTCTTTAGCCTCTTTCAAGCCAAGACCTGTAAGTTCTTTAACTGCTTTAACAACTGCAAGTTTGTTTGCACCAGCTGCTTTAAGTACTACGTCAAAAGATGTTTTCTCCTCAGCTGCCTCAGCTGCTGCTGCTGGTCCGGCTGCTACTGCTACTGCTGCTGCAGCAGGCTCAATTCCGTACTCATCTTTCAAAATTTGTTTAAGCTCACTTACCTCTTTAACGGTCAAGTTTACTAATTGTTCTGCAAAAGCTTTAATGTCTGCCATTTTAGTTATAATTTAATAATGTTTTACAATTTAATTTTTGATTATTTTTTCTCAAGAGTTTCCAAAACTCCGTGTATGGTGTTTGCTCCAGACTCAAGAGCTGAAATAACTCCTTGTACTGGGCCTTCCAACATTGCGATAACGTCTGCGATAAGTTCGTTTTTGCTCTTAACTGCAACAAGTGCATCAAGTTGAGTTTCATCATAGAATGACTCCTCTACATAAGCAGCTTTGTAACGTACTTTATCGTTCTCCTTTGTAAATTCTTTAATTAATTTAGCAGGTGCGTTACCAGTATTTGAAAGTAACAAAGCAGTTGAACCTTTTAATGCTGAATAAAGTGGTGTGTAGTCTCCCTCAAGAGTCTCAAGTGCTTTTTTCAACAAAGTGTTCTTTACAACCATTAATTTAATCTCCTTACCAAAGCACGCACGACGCAATGCGCTTGTAGCCTCTGCATCGAGAGATGTTGTATCGGCAAGGTAGAAGTGGCTGTACTCTTTAAGAGTAGCACCAATCTTTTCAATAATAATGCCTTTATCTTCTTTCTTCATAGTGCTTTAGTTTTAAATCTCATCAACAGTTTTAGGATCAATTTTGATACCGGGGCTCATTGTAGTTGAAAGGTATACGCTCTTAACGTAAGTTCCTTTTGCTGCAGTTGGTTTAAGTTTAATGATTGTAGCCATAAACTCTTTTACGTTCTCTGCAATTTTTTGTGCATCGAATGAAATTTTACCTACTGAAGTATGAACAATTCCTCCTTTGTCAACTTTAAAGTCGATTTTTCCTTGTTTAACCTCTTTTACTGCTTTACCAATCTCATTGGTTACTGTTCCACTCTTTGGGTTAGGCATAAGACCACGAGGTCCTAATACACGTCCAAGAGCTCCAAGTTTACCCATAATAGCGGGCATTGTTATAATTACGTCAATATCGGTCCAACCACCTTTGATTTTCTCGATATACTCGTCTAATCCTACATAATCTGCTCCTGCAGCTTTAGCGTCTGCTTCTTGATCAGGGGTACATAGTGCCAACACACGTACTTGTTTTCCTGTTCCGTTAGGTAGAGATACTACACCTCTTACCATTTGGTTGGCTTTACGAGGGTCAACACCCAAACGCACGTCAATATCAACTGATGCATCGAATTTTGTGAAAGTTATCTCTTTCAACAATTCAGCAGCTTCTTTGAGTGAGTACATCTTCCCTGCTTCAATTTTTTCAGAGGCAATTTTTTGATTTTTTGTCAATTTACTCATTACAATTGAAGTTTATTAGTTATTAACCGGGAATTCTCCTGTTACGGTGATACCCATACTTCTAGCTGTGCCTGCAACCATAGTCATTGCTGAATCAAGAGTAAAACAGTTTAAGTCAACCATCTTGTCTTGTGCAATAACTTTGACTTGTTCCCAAGTGATTGAAGCAATTTTTTTACGGTTAGGCTCTGATGATCCTGTTTTAGCTTTAGCAGCCTCCAATAATTGGATTGCAACAGGAGGAGTCTTAACTATAAAATCAAAAGTTTTGTCCGCATAGTAAGTAATAACTACGGGAAGCACTTTTCCTGCTCTGTCTTGAGTGCGGGCATTGAATTGCTTGCAAAACTCCATGATATTGATACCTTTAGAACCTAACGCAGGTCCTACTGGAGGAGATGGGTTTGCTGCACCACCTTTAATTTGCAATTTAATTTGTCCAGCAATTTCTTTAGCCATTGTTCTCTGTTTTAAGTTACATTTTTAAATCATCGGAGAGTTACGTTCGTAACCACGCAATTACTCCTTTTCTACTTGCATAAAGTTAAGTTCCAACGGTGTTTTACGTCCAAATATCTTAACCATTACTTTAAGCTTTCTCTTCTCGTTGTTAACATCTTCAATAATTCCTGTGAATCCACTGAAAGGACCGAATGTTACTTTAACACTCTCTCCTACTGTGTAAGGAATCATTGGCTCTTCAGCCTCTTGATGCTCATCTACTGAACCCAACATTCTGTTTACTTCAGCTGGACGTAAAGGATCAGGATTTGTTCCGCCTCCTAAAAATCCAATAACATTTGTTGTATTACGAAGTATATGTGGTACTTCTCCTACCAAACATGCCTCTACAAAAACATAGCCGGGATAAAGATTACGTTCTTTTGTAACTCGTTTACCATTGCGTACAGAATATACTTTTTCAGTAGGAATCAAAACTTGGAATACATGTTTGCCGAGGTCGCTTTTAGCAATCTCTGCATCTAAGTACTCTTTTACTTTAAGTTCCTTACCGCTGATGGCACGCAAAACGAACCACCCTCTTTTGGGTGTTTTTTTTACTGTCTCAGACATAGTTCTTACACAAATTAAATGATTTCGTAAACGAATTTAAGAATGTGCTCAAAGCACTGGTCCATAGCATATACGACTAATGCAATTATGAGGGAAGCAGTCATAACTACAACAGCACTATTGCTCAACTCAGACTTAGTTGGCCAAGATACCTTATGAATCAATTCATCATAAGAGTTCTTTATATTAGCAAATAATTTTTTCATCTTAGTAAAATTTAGCACGGGACGAGAGGCTCGAACTCCCGACACCTGGTTTTGGAGACCAGTGCTCTACCAACTGAGCTAGACCCGTAAATTCAGCCGACCTATTTCTAAGTCGGCTGAGGTTATTTGGTTTTAAGATTAGTCAATAATCTCAGTGATTTGACCTGAACCTACTGTACGTCCACCCTCGCGGATTGCAAAACGAAGACCTTCGCTACATGCAACTGGTGCGATAAGTTTAACTTGGATTTGTACGTGGTCACCAGGCATTACCATCTCAGTTCCCTCTGGAAGAGTGATCTCTCCAGTTACGTCCAATGTACGGATGTAGAATTGAGGACGGTAGTTGTTGTGGAATGGAGTGTGACGTCCACCCTCTTTTTGAGTAAGAACGTAGATTTGTGCTTTGAACTCAGAGTGAGGTTTAACTTGTCCTGGGTGACAGATAACCATACCACGTTTGATTTCGTTTTTGTCGATACCACGAAGCAATAGACCTACGTTGTCACCAGCCTCACCTTGGCTAAGAAGTTTACGGAACATCTCAACTCCAGTTACAACTGATTTTTTACCCTCTGCTCCAAGACCGATAATTTGAACCTCATCACCAACTTTGATGATACCAGTCTCAACACGACCTGTTGCTACTGTACCACGACCAGTGATTGAGAATACGTCCTCAACAGGCATCAAGAATGGTTTGTCGATATCGCGTGGAGGAAGTGGAATCCACTCGTCAACTGCTGCCATCAACTCCATTACTTTCTCCTCCCATTGTGGTTCTCCGTTCAATGCTCCAAGAGCTGAACCGCGGATGATAGGAGTATTGTCTCCGTCATACTCATAAGAAGAAAGAAGATCTCTCATCTCCATCTCTACAAGTTCCAACATCTCCTCATCGTCTACCATATCACATTTGTTCAAGAAAACAACGATACGAGGAACGTTTACTTGACGAGCCAATAGGATGTGCTCACGAGTTTGAGGCATAGGTCCATCTGTTGCAGCACAAACGATGATAGCACCGTCCATTTGAGCAGCACCAGTTACCATGTTCTTAACGTAGTCAGCGTGTCCGGGGCAGTCTACGTGTGCATAGTGACGATTCTCTGTCTCGTACTCTACGTGTGAAGTATTAATTGTAATACCACGCTCTTTCTCCTCTGGAGCGTTGTCGATTTGGTCGAATGATTTCAACTCTGAAAGACCAGCTTTTGCTAATACAGTAGTAATAGCTGCGGTCAAAGTGGTTTTACCGTGGTCAACGTGACCGATAGTACCAATATTTACGTGCGGCTTCGTACGTTTAAATTCTTCCTTTGCCATAATAGTAATTTGTTTTTATTTTTTTTAAAAATGATTAGCTTGTCTATTTTTGTGCGCCAACTGTAATTCTCAGCATAAGAGCCGATGACGGGATTTGAACCCGTGACCTCTTCCTTACCAAGGAAGTGCTCTACCCCTGAGCTACATAGGCGGTTTTTCTTTGAGCGGGAAACGGGGCTCAAACCCGCGACCCTCAGCTTGGAAGGCTGATGCTCTATCAACTGAGCTATTCCCGCAATTTGTGGGCGAAGATGGATTCGAACCACCGAAGTCGTAAGACAGCAGATTTACAGTCTGCCCCATTTGGCCACTCTGGTATTCGCCCTTTATTGAGGCGGCCTCTCTTATTTAATAATTTAATATATTAAAACCGCCTTAATATACTAGTTTCAATTTCGCTCCTCAATTGGAAGGTAACTCTTCGCTGACGCACTGAGGTTTTGAAATCGGATGCAAAAATAAGAACAATTTTCTTATTACACAAATATTTTTATAATTTTTTTATTTGCCCGATGATTTTTCTTTTTTCTTTTGAAGTTGTTTAATCAACGCATCTATCACATTATCAATGGCTTCCTCAAAAGTATCTGCTATTTTTTGAGAATAAATATCATCTGCTTTTGGTACTAGAATTTTTATTGAAGCCTCTTTATTTAATGCTGTTTCGGGTTTTACTACTCGCAAAATAACTTCAGCCGAAGTAATTTCATCGCAATACTTCTCGAGTTTACTTACCTTCTTCTCAATGAATGCTTGCAATTGCGATGTTGCATCGAAATGTACTGATTGAATCTTAATCTCCATATAAACCTCCTTTTTTTACTGCCCTTGGATGGGCGTGGTTATAATTATGTTTTAATTCTTCTATTGTTATATGCGTATATACTTGAGTTGAGGTAAGTGACGCATGTCCCAATAGTTCTTTTACGCTATCTATCTCCGCTCCATTGTTTAACATTGCCGAAGCAAAGGTGTGACGCAATACGTGCGGACTTAGTTTTGACAGAGAAGATATTGCCGAGAGCTTACTCTTTACAATTCTATAAACCAAAACCGGATATAATGGTTCTCCGTTTTCTCTTACAAAGAGAGCAGATGGTGTTCCGCCTATCTCTTTGTTTCGCAACTCCACATATCTATTTATCAGAACTCCCAAATTCTTACCAAATGGAACTATTCGTTGTTTATTTCTTTTTCCTGTAACCTTCAGGGTTTGAGACGACATATCTAAATCCCCATCTCGCAACTGCAACAATTCTGCACGTCTAATTCCTGTTTGATAGAGCAAGTCTATTATTAATCTATCTCTAACCGAAAGAAAAGTCCCATCATCCTCTCCTTCAAGATCCGCAAGAAGGGTTGCCATCTCGGTCTGTTTCACAAACGAAGGTAAAGGTTTTGACTCTTTAGGTTTTGAGATCAACGCAACCGGCGAACTTTCTATTACCTTCAACTTTA
Proteins encoded:
- the rpoB gene encoding DNA-directed RNA polymerase subunit beta codes for the protein MASNVKQRINFASIKNPLSYPDFLEVQLKSFRDFLQLDTPPEKRKNEGLYKVFAENFPISDTRNNFILEFLDYFIDPPRYTIDECLERGLTYSVPLKAKLKLYCTDPEHEDFETKIQDVYLGPIPYMTEKGTFIINGAERVVVSQLHRSPGVFFGQSSHTNGKKLYSARIIPFKGSWIEFATDINNVMYAYIDRKKKLPVTTLLRAIGFESDKDILDIFGLAEEIKVTKTNLKKSLGRRLAARISRTSFEDFVDEGTGEVVSMERTVIVVERETILEEEHIDMILEVGVPSILLHKDDQLTSDYAIIYNTLKKDSSNSEQEAVTFIYRLLRSADPVDDASAREVINNLFFSDKRYDLGDVGRYRINKKLNLTTPSDVRVLTKEDIIEIIKYLIELINSHADVDDIDHLSNRRVRTVGEQLYNQFGIGLTRMARTIRDRMNVRDNEVFTPVELINAKTISSVINTFFGTNALSQFMDQTNPLAEITHKRRMSALGPGGLSRERAGFEVRDVHYTHYGRLCPIETPEGPNIGLISSLCVYAKINDLGFIETPYRKVANGKVDLSENGITYLTAEVEENQIIAQGNAPLNDDGTFIRTRVKSRLNADFPVVAPQEVALMDVSPTQIASIAASLIPFLEHDDANRALMGSNMMRQAVPLLRSEAPIVGTGLEGQLIRDSRTQITAEGSGVIEYVDATTIRINYDRTPDEEFVSFDSSVKEYNIPKFRKTNQSTTIDLRPICKKGQRVVEGDILTEGYSTENGELALGRNLKVAFMPWKGYNYEDAIVLNERIVREDILTSVHVDEYSLEVRETKRGMEELTADIPNVSEDATKDLDERGIIRIGAHVAPGDIMIGKITPKGESDPSPEEKLLRAIFGDKAGDVKDASLKASPSLKGVVIGTNLYSKAEKKKGKKIENELQPLEAEYAARQEELKAILIEKLSVLTKGKTSQGVKDFMGLEIIPKGAKFSQKALSEIDYMLVQVSKWTTDNEKNELIRQTIINYIKKSKIYDAELRRKKADISIGDELPSGIMKIAKVYIAKKRKIGVGDKMAGRHGNKGIVSRVVRQEDMPFLEDGTPVDIVLNPLGVPSRMNLGQIFETVLGWAGRELGEKFATPIFDGASLDDLNTWTDKAGVPRYGKTYLYDGHTGERFDQPATVGVIYMLKLGHMVEDKMHARSIGPYSLITQQPLGGKAQFGGQRFGEMEVWALEAFGASHILQEILTIKSDDVMGRSKAYEAIVKGEKMPTPGIPESLNVLLHELRGLGLSIKLD
- a CDS encoding 50S ribosomal protein L10, which produces MKKEDKGIIIEKIGATLKEYSHFYLADTTSLDAEATSALRRACFGKEIKLMVVKNTLLKKALETLEGDYTPLYSALKGSTALLLSNTGNAPAKLIKEFTKENDKVRYKAAYVEESFYDETQLDALVAVKSKNELIADVIAMLEGPVQGVISALESGANTIHGVLETLEKK
- a CDS encoding 50S ribosomal protein L1 — translated: MSKLTKNQKIASEKIEAGKMYSLKEAAELLKEITFTKFDASVDIDVRLGVDPRKANQMVRGVVSLPNGTGKQVRVLALCTPDQEADAKAAGADYVGLDEYIEKIKGGWTDIDVIITMPAIMGKLGALGRVLGPRGLMPNPKSGTVTNEIGKAVKEVKQGKIDFKVDKGGIVHTSVGKISFDAQKIAENVKEFMATIIKLKPTAAKGTYVKSVYLSTTMSPGIKIDPKTVDEI
- the rpoC gene encoding DNA-directed RNA polymerase subunit beta', with the translated sequence MAYKKDSKVKSNFSKITIGLASPEEIRINSRGEVLKPETINYRTYKPERDGLFCERIFGPVKDYECFCGKYKRIRYRGIVCDHCGVEVTEKKVRRERTGHIQLVVPVAHIWYFRSLPNKIGYLLGLPTKKLDAIIYYEKYVVIQPGLKSDTLSTYDLLSEEEYLAVLDTLPAENQYLDDSDPDKFIAKMGAEAVQDLLMRLDLDALSYELRHRANTDGSQQRKTEALKRLQVVESFRSSREINRPEWMILNVIPVIPPELRPLVPLDGGRFATSDLNDLYRRVIIRNNRLKRLIEIKAPDVILRNEKRMLQEAVDSLLDNSRKSSAFKTEANRPLKSLSDSLKGKQGRFRQNLLGKRVDYSARSVIVVGPELKMHECGLPKDMAAELYKPFVIRKLIERGIVKTVKSAKKIIDRRESVVWDILEHVMKGHPVLLNRAPTLHRLGIQAFQPRMIEGKAIQLHPLACTAFNADFDGDQMAVHLPLGNEAILEAQILMLGSHNILNPANGAPITVPSQDMVLGLYYITKMRKGDKGEGLTFYGPEEAEIAYNEGKVTLHAHIKVLVKDLDENGNIVEVMRETSVGRVLVNQYVPDEVGFINEIFKKKSLRDIISRVIKVCGMVRAAQFLDDIKNLGYKMAFKGGLSFNLSDVIIPEEKEKLIQEGYEKVEQIVSDYNMGFTTYNERYNRIIDAWTRVNAELSKILLTQLTNDRQGFNPVFMMLDSGARGSKEQICQLSGMRGLMAKPQKSGAEGGQIIENPILANFKEGLSVLEYFISTHGARKGLADTALKTADAGYLTRRLVDVAHDVIIHEDDCGTLRGLVCTELKNNKETVATLYERILGRVSVHDVQHPITGEIIVEAGQEITEEIAQRIEDSPIERVEIRSVLTCESKKGVCAKCYGRNLATGKMVQKGEAVGIIAAQSIGEPGTQLTLRTFHVGGIASNIETVSNVTSRYDGILEIEELRTVNAKDESGKDIMVVVGRLAEMRIVDPHTKIVLTSTNIPYGSKLYFGDGATVKKGDVICEWDPFNAVIISEASGKLQFENVIEGVNFKLESDEQTGFSEKIIIESHDHTRIPSALIVGADGNVERSYSLPLGAHIMVEDGQEIKAGDILVKIPRAVGKAGDITGGLPRVTELFEARNPSNPAVVAEIDGEVKLGKIKRGNREIIITSKTGEQKKYLVSLSKQILVQENDYVRAGTPLSDGAITPADILAIKGPTAVQEYIVNEVQDVYRLQGVKINDKHFEVIVRQMMRKVTIVDPGDTRFLEQQIVDKLEFMEENDRIWGKKVVVDAGDSQNLRPGQIVTARKLREENSLLIRRDQKPVEVRDAVPATSEQNLQGITRAALQTSSFMSAASFQETTKVLNEAAINGKVDKLEGMKENVICGHLIPAGTGQRQFNKLIVGAQSDFDQLMAEDEE
- the rplL gene encoding 50S ribosomal protein L7/L12, whose amino-acid sequence is MADIKAFAEQLVNLTVKEVSELKQILKDEYGIEPAAAAVAVAAGPAAAAEAAEEKTSFDVVLKAAGANKLAVVKAVKELTGLGLKEAKEMVDGAPSVIKEGLAKADAEGLKKQLEEAGAEVELK